From Corvus moneduloides isolate bCorMon1 chromosome 2, bCorMon1.pri, whole genome shotgun sequence, one genomic window encodes:
- the ZFX gene encoding zinc finger X-chromosomal protein isoform X2: MDEDGLELQPHEPNAFFDPTGADAAHMDGDQIVVEVQETVFVSDVVDSDITVHNFVPDDPDSVVIQDVIEDVVIEDVQCPDIMEEPDVSETVIIPEQVLDTDVAEEVSLAHCTVPDDVLASDITAETMSIPEHVLTTESMHVPEVGHVEHVVHDNVEEADIVTDTLGTDVVSEEVLVADCASEAVIDANGIPVEHQDEKGNCDDYLMISWGTVDIVESEPENDHAVGLLDQNSSIRIPREKMVYMTVNDSQHEDEDLNVAEIADEVYMEVIVGEEDAAAAHEQQIDDTEIKTFMPIAWAAAYGNNNDGIESRNGTASALLHIDESSGLGRLAKQKPKKKRRPESRQYQTAIIIGPDGHPLTVYPCMICGKKFKSRGFLKRHMKNHPEHLLTKKKYRCTDCDYTTNKKISLHNHLESHKLTNKTEKLIECDECGKTFSHAGTLFTHKMVHRDKGVNKMHKCKFCDYETAEQGLLSHHLLAVHSKNFPHICVECGKGFRHPSELKKHMRIHTGEKPYQCQYCEYRSADSSNLKTHVKTKHSKETPLKCDICFQTFSDTKELQQHTLMHQESKTHQCLHCDHKSSNSSDLKRHIISVHTKDYPHKCDMCDKGFHRPSELKKHVAAHKGKKLHQCRHCDFKIADPFILSRHILSVHTKDLPFRCKRCRKGFRQQNELKKHMKTHSGRKVYQCEYCEYSTTDASGFKRHVISIHTKDYPHRCEYCKKGFRRPSEKNQHIMRHHKDVGLP; the protein is encoded by the exons ATGGATGAAGATGGGCTTGAATTGCAGCCACATGAGCCAAATGCATTTTTTGATCCAACAG GAGCTGATGCAGCACATATGGATGGAGATCAGATTGTTGTGGAAGTACAGGAAACAGTATTTGTTTCAGATGTAGTCGACTCAGATATAACTGTGCATAATTTTGTTCCTGATGATCCAGACTCTGTAGTAATCCAGGATGTCATTGAGGATGTTGTTATTGAGGATGTTCAGTGCCCAGATATCATGGAGGAGCCAGACGTGTCTGAAACAGTCATTATTCCTGAACAAGTGCTGGACACAGACGTAGCTGAAGAGGTTTCTTTGGCTCATTGCACTGTCCCAGATGATGTTTTAGCTTCTGACATAACAGCAGAGACAATGTCTATACCAGAACATGTACTGACAACTGAGTCAATGCATGTGCCCGAAGTTGGACACGTAGAACATGTAGTTCATGATAACGTTGAAGAAGCAGATATTGTCACTGATACTCTGGGAACAGATGTTGTTTCTGAGGAAGTCTTGGTGGCAGACTGTGCGTCAGAGGCAGTGATCGATGCCAATGGAATCCCTGTGGAACATCAAGATGAGAAGGGCAACTGTGATGATTACCTTATGATTTCCT GGGGCACAGTAGACATTGTGGAGAGCGAGCCAGAGAATGACCACGCAGTTGGATTGCTCGATCAAAATAGCAGTATTCGTATTCCAAGGGAGAAAATGGTTTACATGACTGTAAATGATTCTCAGCATGAAGACGAAGACTTAA ATGTTGCAGAAATAGCTGATGAGGTTTATATGGAAGTGATTGTAGGAGAGGAGGACGCGGCAGCCGCCCATGAACAGCAAATCGATGACACCGAAATTAAAACTTTCATGCCCATAGCTTGGGCAGCAGCTTATG GTAATAATAATGATGGCATCGAAAGTCGGAATGGCACTGCAAGTGCTCTTTTGCACATAGATGAGTCATCTGGACTTGGGAGACTGGCCAAGCAAAAACCAAAGAAGAAGAGGAGACCTGAGTCCAGACAGTATCAGACAG caATAATCATTGGCCCTGATGGTCATCCATTGACAGTCTACCCCTGCATGATTTGtggaaagaaatttaaatcCAGAGGTTTCTTGAAAAGGCACATGAAAAACCACCCGGAGCACCTTCTTACtaagaagaaatacagatgtACAGACTGTGATTACACTAcgaataaaaaaataagtttacaTAACCACTTGGAGAGTCATAAGCTGaccaacaaaacagaaaagcttaTTGAATGCGATGAGTGTGGGAAAACCTTCTCTCATGCAGGAACTTTATTTACTCACAAGATGGTGCACAGGGACAAAGGAGTTAATAAAATGCACAAGTGCAAATTCTGCGATTATGAGACAGCAGAACAAGGGTTACTGAGTCACCACCTTTTGGCTGTCCACAGCAAGAACTTTCCTCACATTTGCGTGGAGTGTGGCAAAGGGTTTCGCCATCCGTCGGAGCTCAAGAAGCACATGCGGATCCACACTGGTGAGAAGCCCTACCAGTGCCAATATTGTGAATACCGATCTGCCGACTCTTCCAACTTGAAAACCCACGTAAAGACTAAACACAGTAAGGAAACGCCGTTGAAGTGTGATATTTGTTTCCAGACTTTTTCAGATACCAAAGAGCTACAGCAGCATACGCTTATGCATCAAGAAAGTAAAACACATCAGTGTTTGCATTGTGACCATAAGAGCTCAAACTCGAGTGATCTGAAACGACACATAATTTCAGTCCACACAAAAGACTATCCTCATAAGTGTGATATGTGTGATAAAGGCTTTCACAGGccttcagaactgaaaaaacatGTGGCGGCTCACAAGGGTAAAAAATTGCACCAATGCAGACATTGTGACTTTAAAATTGCAGATCCGTTCATTCTGAGTCGCCACATACTCTCAGTTCACACAAAGGATCTTCCATTCAGGTGCAAGAGATGTAGAAAGGGCTTTAGGCAACAAAACGAGCTgaaaaaacacatgaaaacacACAGTGGCAGGAAAGTTTATCAGTGTGAGTACTGTGAGTATAGCACTACAGACGCCTCAGGCTTCAAACGGCACGTGATTTCCATTCACACAAAAGACTACCCTCACCGGTGTGAGTATTGCAAGAAAGGGTTCCGAAGGCCTTCAGAGAAGAACCAGCACATTATGCGACATCATAAAGATGTTGGGCTGCCTTAA
- the ZFX gene encoding zinc finger X-chromosomal protein isoform X1: MDEDGLELQPHEPNAFFDPTGADAAHMDGDQIVVEVQETVFVSDVVDSDITVHNFVPDDPDSVVIQDVIEDVVIEDVQCPDIMEEPDVSETVIIPEQVLDTDVAEEVSLAHCTVPDDVLASDITAETMSIPEHVLTTESMHVPEVGHVEHVVHDNVEEADIVTDTLGTDVVSEEVLVADCASEAVIDANGIPVEHQDEKGNCDDYLMISLDDAGKIEHEGSAEITMEAESESGSCKVDGICPEVIKVYIFKADPGEDDLGGTVDIVESEPENDHAVGLLDQNSSIRIPREKMVYMTVNDSQHEDEDLNVAEIADEVYMEVIVGEEDAAAAHEQQIDDTEIKTFMPIAWAAAYGNNNDGIESRNGTASALLHIDESSGLGRLAKQKPKKKRRPESRQYQTAIIIGPDGHPLTVYPCMICGKKFKSRGFLKRHMKNHPEHLLTKKKYRCTDCDYTTNKKISLHNHLESHKLTNKTEKLIECDECGKTFSHAGTLFTHKMVHRDKGVNKMHKCKFCDYETAEQGLLSHHLLAVHSKNFPHICVECGKGFRHPSELKKHMRIHTGEKPYQCQYCEYRSADSSNLKTHVKTKHSKETPLKCDICFQTFSDTKELQQHTLMHQESKTHQCLHCDHKSSNSSDLKRHIISVHTKDYPHKCDMCDKGFHRPSELKKHVAAHKGKKLHQCRHCDFKIADPFILSRHILSVHTKDLPFRCKRCRKGFRQQNELKKHMKTHSGRKVYQCEYCEYSTTDASGFKRHVISIHTKDYPHRCEYCKKGFRRPSEKNQHIMRHHKDVGLP, translated from the exons ATGGATGAAGATGGGCTTGAATTGCAGCCACATGAGCCAAATGCATTTTTTGATCCAACAG GAGCTGATGCAGCACATATGGATGGAGATCAGATTGTTGTGGAAGTACAGGAAACAGTATTTGTTTCAGATGTAGTCGACTCAGATATAACTGTGCATAATTTTGTTCCTGATGATCCAGACTCTGTAGTAATCCAGGATGTCATTGAGGATGTTGTTATTGAGGATGTTCAGTGCCCAGATATCATGGAGGAGCCAGACGTGTCTGAAACAGTCATTATTCCTGAACAAGTGCTGGACACAGACGTAGCTGAAGAGGTTTCTTTGGCTCATTGCACTGTCCCAGATGATGTTTTAGCTTCTGACATAACAGCAGAGACAATGTCTATACCAGAACATGTACTGACAACTGAGTCAATGCATGTGCCCGAAGTTGGACACGTAGAACATGTAGTTCATGATAACGTTGAAGAAGCAGATATTGTCACTGATACTCTGGGAACAGATGTTGTTTCTGAGGAAGTCTTGGTGGCAGACTGTGCGTCAGAGGCAGTGATCGATGCCAATGGAATCCCTGTGGAACATCAAGATGAGAAGGGCAACTGTGATGATTACCTTATGATTTCCT TGGATGATGCTGGTAAGATAGAACACGAAGGTTCTGCTGAAATTACCATGGAAGCAGAGTCAGAAAGTGGCTCTTGTAAAGTGGATGGCATTTGTCCAGAAGTCATCAAGGTCTATATATTCAAAGCAGATCCTGGAGAAGACGATTTAG GGGGCACAGTAGACATTGTGGAGAGCGAGCCAGAGAATGACCACGCAGTTGGATTGCTCGATCAAAATAGCAGTATTCGTATTCCAAGGGAGAAAATGGTTTACATGACTGTAAATGATTCTCAGCATGAAGACGAAGACTTAA ATGTTGCAGAAATAGCTGATGAGGTTTATATGGAAGTGATTGTAGGAGAGGAGGACGCGGCAGCCGCCCATGAACAGCAAATCGATGACACCGAAATTAAAACTTTCATGCCCATAGCTTGGGCAGCAGCTTATG GTAATAATAATGATGGCATCGAAAGTCGGAATGGCACTGCAAGTGCTCTTTTGCACATAGATGAGTCATCTGGACTTGGGAGACTGGCCAAGCAAAAACCAAAGAAGAAGAGGAGACCTGAGTCCAGACAGTATCAGACAG caATAATCATTGGCCCTGATGGTCATCCATTGACAGTCTACCCCTGCATGATTTGtggaaagaaatttaaatcCAGAGGTTTCTTGAAAAGGCACATGAAAAACCACCCGGAGCACCTTCTTACtaagaagaaatacagatgtACAGACTGTGATTACACTAcgaataaaaaaataagtttacaTAACCACTTGGAGAGTCATAAGCTGaccaacaaaacagaaaagcttaTTGAATGCGATGAGTGTGGGAAAACCTTCTCTCATGCAGGAACTTTATTTACTCACAAGATGGTGCACAGGGACAAAGGAGTTAATAAAATGCACAAGTGCAAATTCTGCGATTATGAGACAGCAGAACAAGGGTTACTGAGTCACCACCTTTTGGCTGTCCACAGCAAGAACTTTCCTCACATTTGCGTGGAGTGTGGCAAAGGGTTTCGCCATCCGTCGGAGCTCAAGAAGCACATGCGGATCCACACTGGTGAGAAGCCCTACCAGTGCCAATATTGTGAATACCGATCTGCCGACTCTTCCAACTTGAAAACCCACGTAAAGACTAAACACAGTAAGGAAACGCCGTTGAAGTGTGATATTTGTTTCCAGACTTTTTCAGATACCAAAGAGCTACAGCAGCATACGCTTATGCATCAAGAAAGTAAAACACATCAGTGTTTGCATTGTGACCATAAGAGCTCAAACTCGAGTGATCTGAAACGACACATAATTTCAGTCCACACAAAAGACTATCCTCATAAGTGTGATATGTGTGATAAAGGCTTTCACAGGccttcagaactgaaaaaacatGTGGCGGCTCACAAGGGTAAAAAATTGCACCAATGCAGACATTGTGACTTTAAAATTGCAGATCCGTTCATTCTGAGTCGCCACATACTCTCAGTTCACACAAAGGATCTTCCATTCAGGTGCAAGAGATGTAGAAAGGGCTTTAGGCAACAAAACGAGCTgaaaaaacacatgaaaacacACAGTGGCAGGAAAGTTTATCAGTGTGAGTACTGTGAGTATAGCACTACAGACGCCTCAGGCTTCAAACGGCACGTGATTTCCATTCACACAAAAGACTACCCTCACCGGTGTGAGTATTGCAAGAAAGGGTTCCGAAGGCCTTCAGAGAAGAACCAGCACATTATGCGACATCATAAAGATGTTGGGCTGCCTTAA